Proteins found in one Mucilaginibacter gracilis genomic segment:
- a CDS encoding sensor histidine kinase, with protein MIFKRYEWRILLRVLILFLTLLVACILVVKAWFAYLIICVPLIIAELIDFLRFQKKAQDEVEQFVQSVQYRDFSRHFDVGRAPQELKPLRKGFNDINTTFKVISRERETQYQYLQKVLELVDTGIVSYELETGEIGWLNESFKKIFGIPYLKTIHSLQKRDEALYNEAMAMKPGDSKVVSITRDKQVIKILLTVSLMRSDEKMYRLMAFQNVSEALDETESKAWQKLLNVMTHEIMNSVAPISSLADTLKNRLHSYASQDNKSGDLDDLELGIDTIKRRSEGLLKFTESYRSLNKITRLDLTKTLVRDLFENLNSLMLPTLDQKNIELDIVLRDPQMMIEVDINLIEQVLINLLVNAIEAVKDKPEPCITLSAEIRPNGKAVLKIADNGLGMPPELIEKIFIPFFSTRKTGSGIGLSLCKQIMILHKGNIQVQSVQGEGSVFILLF; from the coding sequence ATGATATTTAAACGTTACGAATGGCGCATACTATTGCGTGTGCTGATACTTTTTTTAACCCTTTTAGTAGCCTGTATATTGGTGGTAAAGGCATGGTTTGCCTATCTCATTATTTGTGTACCCCTAATTATTGCCGAACTTATTGACTTTTTACGTTTCCAAAAAAAAGCACAGGACGAGGTAGAACAGTTTGTACAATCCGTACAATACCGCGATTTTTCCAGGCATTTTGACGTAGGCCGGGCACCACAGGAATTAAAACCTTTACGCAAAGGCTTTAACGACATTAATACAACTTTTAAAGTGATAAGCCGCGAACGCGAAACACAATACCAGTACCTGCAAAAAGTTTTAGAACTGGTGGATACCGGTATAGTATCATACGAACTGGAAACCGGCGAAATAGGATGGCTAAACGAATCCTTCAAAAAAATATTTGGCATCCCTTATCTCAAAACCATTCATTCGCTGCAAAAGCGCGATGAAGCTTTGTATAACGAGGCTATGGCAATGAAGCCTGGCGATAGCAAAGTAGTATCAATCACTCGCGATAAACAGGTGATAAAAATACTGCTCACCGTAAGCTTAATGCGCAGCGACGAGAAAATGTACCGTTTGATGGCTTTCCAAAATGTGAGCGAAGCGCTGGACGAAACCGAGTCGAAAGCATGGCAAAAATTGCTAAACGTGATGACGCACGAGATCATGAATTCGGTTGCGCCCATATCTTCATTAGCCGATACATTGAAAAATCGGTTGCACAGCTATGCCAGTCAAGATAATAAAAGCGGCGATCTTGACGACCTTGAACTGGGCATAGATACCATAAAACGACGCAGTGAGGGCCTGCTCAAATTTACCGAGAGCTACCGCAGCCTAAACAAAATAACCCGGCTGGATTTAACCAAAACCCTTGTACGCGACCTTTTTGAGAACCTCAACAGCTTGATGTTACCCACCCTGGACCAGAAGAATATAGAGCTCGACATTGTGCTGCGCGACCCGCAAATGATGATAGAGGTTGACATTAACCTGATTGAACAAGTGCTTATTAACCTACTGGTAAACGCAATTGAGGCAGTAAAAGACAAGCCAGAACCCTGCATCACACTATCTGCCGAGATTCGACCAAACGGTAAAGCAGTACTTAAAATAGCTGATAACGGCCTGGGCATGCCGCCCGAATTGATAGAAAAAATATTCATTCCGTTTTTTAGCACACGCAAAACCGGTAGCGGCATAGGCCTTAGCCTATGCAAACAAATAATGATACTGCATAAGGGCAACATACAAGTACAATCGGTACAAGGCGAAGGTTCAGTATTTATCTTGCTTTTTTAG